The following nucleotide sequence is from Paenibacillus andongensis.
AGGTTTGATCAGCAATCATGTCCAAAGAAACGCCTTGAGCCAGCGGTTTATTTTTAACATGTATATCAAGAATGGACAGACGTCCCTTTTTATCCGGTAAGTCCACTTCAATATGACGGTCAAACCGTCCTGGACGCAATAAAGCACTGTCGAGCATTTCTTTACGGTTCGTTGCTGCAATGATCAAAATACGGGGAGCATCATTCGTATGAATACCATCCATTTCAGTTAATAGCTGGTTCAGCGTTTGATCGTACTCACGATGTTGACCGCCATCCCGTTTTCCGCCGATAACATCAATTTCATCAATAAAAATAATCGCATTGTCTTTGCCTTCTTTAACAGCACGGGTTCTTGCTTCCTTAAAGAGGTCACGTACACGACTTGCACCGACACCAACGTACATTTCAACAAATTCACTACCTGAAGCGGCAATATAAACGGAATTCGTATAATGCGCGGCAGCTTTAGCCATTAACGTTTTCCCTGTTCCGGGAGGGCCCGTAAGCAGAATCCCTTTGAGCGGACGAATACCTAATTTCTTAATTTCTTCATGCTTGATCAGAAAATCAAGAGCTTCCATCAATTCTTTCTTAGCGCGATCTTGTCCGCCAATCTCATCAAACGTCAAGTAAGAGGGCGTGCGATTTTTGCTTTTACGATCACCACCACCTGCAGATATACCAGCACCACTGCGGCCTTTAATCATATAAAACAAGGATACACCCAATACCCCAACAAACAAGATAGGTATCACATTCACACCAAGAAAGGCTAAAAAGATTAGGAGAACCGGTATAAATCCAATCCCAATTTCTTTATAAATTTTACTCATTCGGCCACACTCCTATCTGGGAAGTTCTAGGTAGCATGATGAATTTAGTGGCATCACCATCTGTCAAACGAATATATACATAAGTTTGGTCCATTTCACTCTCTACTTTCATAGTTGGAACACCTTCAGCATATTTCTGCAGTGTTGTTGGAATATCTGCATAATGCTTTGTCTCCATGGCTTGGGCAACCTCAAATAATGCTTTAGACCACCACTGATCCAGCTTCTCGGACGGATTGCTATTCACTTTTATATTCACAGAACGCTTTCCGATAATGGATGCACCATCTTTATGAATACGATCGACTACATTTCGTAAATTGGCGTCTTGGTTTAGACTAACTTCTATGTCAACTTGGTTATTATCCAGTTTCATCGTTGAGCTCGTTACACCGGGAACCTTGCTAATGATATCAGATAAGGGATTTTCCATAGCTAAGCTTGTATAAGCGAACCAACCACCGAATAAAACTCCAGCAGAGATAATAACACTCATGACGACAGGTAAGAGACGCAGCTTCATCAGTCAACGTCCCCCTTTCTATGCATATTTTATTGCTTCAATTGCTATACGAAGAGTATATCACGCGATACATGCATTAGCTCTATGAAATCAGTGGAAACAACAAAACTCAGCCTAATGCAGGCTGAGTCTGTACGTATCCATATAGAGTCCATCTTTGAATTTGTAATAGTCATAGAAATAACGTGTACTGTTGTTTTCTTTCTTTTTATAGAAGACTTCCCAGACATAATCGTTACCAAGCTTACCTGGCAGCACGCGTTCTATTTCTATCTCTGGAGCTTTTTTTAGGACGGATTCCCGTACTTGCGTTTCGGTGAACGCTTCAGCCGTCATCTCCGTATGAATCCCTTTGTCTGAAACCCAAACGATGACGCCTTGACCCAGCTTGTCTTCGCCATAAACGATTTGAACGGGCTCATCACCATAGAAGAAATCCACTTTGGTTGCTTTCGTCATAATGCTTTTCTCATAGGCTATTTCTACCGCTTTGCGCTTATCGTCCCAGTGCTCATTCTGAACATTTAGATAAAAACGGCTCAGCACTACACCAAGTGTCAATATAATAAATACACCGAATGTTATGATCCTTGTTCGCTTCGCATTCATGAACGCCGCTCACCTCCCCAGACGAACTTACAAGGAAATCACTTAGCCAATGAGCTTATCGAAGCATTGTTCAAACTCACGCTTAATTTTTTCTTCATCAAGTGTTAAACATTCACCTTTGCGAACAATCCAATTTCCGTCTACACACACATCTACTACATCTTTTGCACAAGCAGAGTAAACAATATGGGAAACAAAGTCCGTTTTCGGAAGGAAATGTGGTTGATCGATATCCAGTGCGATGAAATCTGCCTTCATCCCAGCCTGTAGTAAACCTACATTATCTAACCATATGGATTCTGCACCCATTTTTGTTCCCAAAAGCAGTGCTTCTGCAGCAGGTACAGCAAGAGGATCGCCGGAAACACCTTTATGAATCAGCGCGGCAAGTCTCATTTCTTCGAACATGTCCAAGTTATTATTGGAAGCTGCTCCGTCTGTTCCAAGCGAAACCTTCACGCCTGCACGAAGAAGCTCAGGAACTCGGGCAACACCGCTAGCAAGCTTCAAATTGCTTCCTGGGTTGTGGGAAATACGTACATCATATTGCTTAAGGATACTGATTTCTTCATCAGTGAGATGAACACCATGCGCGATGAGAGTTGGTCTGCTGAACACACCATGCTTTTCTAGATGTGCGACGGGTCTCAAACCGTATTGTTCCACATTTCCTTGAACTTCACGATGGGTCTCCGACATGTGAGTATGGATGGGCAGGTTCAAATCATGGGCCACTTGAACAATCCGCTCGATATAGTCCGGTGGACATGTATAAGGCGCATGTGGAGACATCATCGTCGTGATTCTTCCATTCGCACCGCCATGCCAGTTCTTAGCAAACTCGGTAGCCTCTTTTAATTTAGCGTCTTGTACTTCTGGTGGACAAAGACCAATAATGCCTCGGGTCAGAACACCGCGCATACCTGACTCTTCAACAGCCTTAGCAACTTCGTTCATATGGTCATACATATCTACGAAAGTCGTCGTACCACCTTTAACCATTTCCAGAATAGTTAAAAGCGTCCCCCACTTCACATCTTGAGAGGTGAATTTGGCTTCCATCGGCCACATTTTCTCTTCTAACCAAATTTGGAGAGCGAGATCGTCTCCGTATCCGCGTAAAAGCGACATCGCTGCATGTCCATGCGTATTCACAAGACCAGGCATATAAAGCTTGTTCGTGCCGTCAATCACTTCGTCATAATTTTCTCGAGGTTCAGGTATTTCCTCACCGATGTATGTAATCAGGCTGCCCTCTACGACCATACAGCCCTTGATAGACGATTTTGCTTCATTATTTGAGATAAAAATACCGTTCATAATTAATGTTTTTTTCATACTAAAAATCCCTCTCTATGCTCATTCTATTAACAAACACTGCTTTATAAACTTTACATCTTCGGGCTTGTAAAATCAAGGAAGCTTCACCATGTTAAGAAATTGTAAAATTTCACGGAATTTTCGTTGCTTTCCATACAATTGTTATGATATTTTTAACTTCGTGAGTTTTTACTGTCATTTGGTCTGTTTATCTTAAATATTCGATCAAAAACTAGTACATATAGCAAAATATAGGAGGATTATATGACAACGTTATTCACGAAAAAGAACGAAGTCGATTTCTTGCAACTTCTCATCCGTGCTGCAGAAAACGCATTGCAAACAGCTCAACTATTTCGCACAGCCATGATGGGGGATAAACCGCCTATTGAATATGTTAAAGCGATTCATGATTTAGAGCATGCAGGCGATTCCATAACTCACGAAATTTTTAAAGGTTTGAACAAAGTCTTTATTACACCGATTGATCGTGAAGATATTATGATTCTAGCCTCCAAAGTGGATGATGTTACGGATGGTATTGAAGCAACCATTGCTCGTTTCGATTATCTAGCTGTATCCCATACAGATTCTTATATGAAAGAGTTTTCGGCTGTCATTGTAGACTCTTGCCAACATATGCTGGATGCGTTCAAGCTTCTGGCGAAGAAAAAATACATGCAAATTCCTGAGCATACGGTTGCTATTAATTCCCTCGAAAATGACGGAGACCGTTTGATGCGCGAAGGGATTCGCCAAATTTTCATCACACGTAAAGACCCGTATGAAGATTTTAAATTAAAAGAAATCTATGAGCGTTTAGAAGAAACAACAGATGCTTGTGAAGATGTAGCCAATATCCTTGATAGTGTTGTACTTCGTTATTCATAAAGCACCTTCGTGTTCTATGTGTACGAAGAAAGTTTTCCCAATGGAAAACTCTTAGGAGGAAATCATGTTAACTTATTTAATCGTTATCGTTGTGCTTGCCTTACTTTTTGATTTCATTAATGGATTTCACGATACAGCTAATGCGATTGCAACATCCATTTCCACACGTGCTTTAAGTCCGCGTGTAGCCATCGCCATGGCCGCCACACTCAACTTTGTCGGAGCTATGGTTTCCTCAAAGGTTGCCAAAACCGTTGGAGGAAGCATTGCGAACCCAGCCAAAATTGAAAACGGCGTTGAAATCGTCATCGCGGCCTTACTAGCGGCCATCATCTGGAACTTATTAACTTGGTATCTGGCGATTCCTTCATCATCTTCTCATACGCTGCTTGGTTCTCTTGCTGGAGCTGTTATCGCTGGCGCTGGGGTCCATGCAGTGAATTGGAGTGGTTTTACTCAAATTATTATCATTTTGGTTTTATCGCCTATTATTGCTTTCGCCCTAGGTTACCTAATCATGATCTTGATCAAGTACATCATTATATGGTCTGGGAATACATCAAGATCAAAGCTTAATCGCGTATTCCGTACCTTGCAAATTTTATCCGCGGGATTACTTTCATACTCCCACGGTGGAAACGATGCACAGAAAGCAATGGGTATTATCGTATTTGGTTTAGTCGCAGCCGGTGTTCAAACCGACCTGGAAGTACCTATTTGGGTGAAAATTGCTGCCGCTTTGGCCATGGGACTTGGAACATCCATCGGTGGATGGCGAATTATTAAAACCGTTTCCGGTAAGATTGTTAAAATCGAGCCGATCAATGGCTTTGCCTCGGATTTAACGTCATCACTCGTTATTCAATTCTCTACGCATTTGGGTAAACCATTATCAACGACGCATGTTATTTCCTCTGCGATTATCGGAACAGGCAGTGTCATGCGCTTCCATGAAGTTCAATGGGGCACTGTTGGACGCATGTTGATTACTTGGGTTATTACGATTCCAATCAGCATCGCTCTCGCATTCTCGATTTACTTCGTTTTGTTCAGACTCATTTTCTAAAAATAAAGGCACGACCCATGCGAATTGGGTCGTGCCTTTTTCTAATCCAAATAATAAGCTAAACTTTGCAACTCGGTTGTAAAATCCGCATGATGCACACGCACTTCCGGAGGAACTTTAATAATGACCGGAGCAAAATTCAATATGGCTTCAATCCCGCAGTCTACGAATTGATTAGCTACATTTTGAGCTTCATTCGCAGGGACCGTAATGATGCCGATGCGGACGCCTAATTCAGATAAAACTTTCTTCATCTCATGCATCGGTTGAACGACTAGATTGTTGATCGATTCTCCTGCTTTGCTTGGCATTGCATCGAACACAGCGACAATTTTCATATCATTCCGTAAATAAGTATTATAATTGCATAAAGCGCGGCCTAGATTACCCGCTCCAACAAGAGCAACTTGAATATGGCGATCTAATTTCAGAATCTG
It contains:
- a CDS encoding redox-sensing transcriptional repressor Rex — translated: MKTQKISEAVVRRLPIYLRFLNELAMKNISTVSSQDLGQKLDLNPAQIRKDLAYFGEFGKKGIGYDIAYLIEKIRQILKLDRHIQVALVGAGNLGRALCNYNTYLRNDMKIVAVFDAMPSKAGESINNLVVQPMHEMKKVLSELGVRIGIITVPANEAQNVANQFVDCGIEAILNFAPVIIKVPPEVRVHHADFTTELQSLAYYLD
- a CDS encoding amidohydrolase; this translates as MKKTLIMNGIFISNNEAKSSIKGCMVVEGSLITYIGEEIPEPRENYDEVIDGTNKLYMPGLVNTHGHAAMSLLRGYGDDLALQIWLEEKMWPMEAKFTSQDVKWGTLLTILEMVKGGTTTFVDMYDHMNEVAKAVEESGMRGVLTRGIIGLCPPEVQDAKLKEATEFAKNWHGGANGRITTMMSPHAPYTCPPDYIERIVQVAHDLNLPIHTHMSETHREVQGNVEQYGLRPVAHLEKHGVFSRPTLIAHGVHLTDEEISILKQYDVRISHNPGSNLKLASGVARVPELLRAGVKVSLGTDGAASNNNLDMFEEMRLAALIHKGVSGDPLAVPAAEALLLGTKMGAESIWLDNVGLLQAGMKADFIALDIDQPHFLPKTDFVSHIVYSACAKDVVDVCVDGNWIVRKGECLTLDEEKIKREFEQCFDKLIG
- a CDS encoding AAA family ATPase; amino-acid sequence: MSKIYKEIGIGFIPVLLIFLAFLGVNVIPILFVGVLGVSLFYMIKGRSGAGISAGGGDRKSKNRTPSYLTFDEIGGQDRAKKELMEALDFLIKHEEIKKLGIRPLKGILLTGPPGTGKTLMAKAAAHYTNSVYIAASGSEFVEMYVGVGASRVRDLFKEARTRAVKEGKDNAIIFIDEIDVIGGKRDGGQHREYDQTLNQLLTEMDGIHTNDAPRILIIAATNRKEMLDSALLRPGRFDRHIEVDLPDKKGRLSILDIHVKNKPLAQGVSLDMIADQTFGFSGAQLEGVLNEAAIYAMREDKPAIEQHHLASAIDKVMMGERTDKETAQEEKERVAYHELGHAIVAEIVRPGSVSQVTVSPRGKALGYVRHNPPKDHYLYTKDYIEQQIMIALGGAAAEEIFYGGRSTGSRNDFEQSLSMVRNMMDSGLTSLGIIDRDMVTKDQLMKENTSILDALMIRTKELLEQQRSVFEHSFAILMKEEVLSGDTFRKLFDASVSKSA
- a CDS encoding DUF47 domain-containing protein, whose amino-acid sequence is MTTLFTKKNEVDFLQLLIRAAENALQTAQLFRTAMMGDKPPIEYVKAIHDLEHAGDSITHEIFKGLNKVFITPIDREDIMILASKVDDVTDGIEATIARFDYLAVSHTDSYMKEFSAVIVDSCQHMLDAFKLLAKKKYMQIPEHTVAINSLENDGDRLMREGIRQIFITRKDPYEDFKLKEIYERLEETTDACEDVANILDSVVLRYS
- a CDS encoding cell wall elongation regulator TseB-like domain-containing protein, which gives rise to MNAKRTRIITFGVFIILTLGVVLSRFYLNVQNEHWDDKRKAVEIAYEKSIMTKATKVDFFYGDEPVQIVYGEDKLGQGVIVWVSDKGIHTEMTAEAFTETQVRESVLKKAPEIEIERVLPGKLGNDYVWEVFYKKKENNSTRYFYDYYKFKDGLYMDTYRLSLH
- a CDS encoding inorganic phosphate transporter codes for the protein MLTYLIVIVVLALLFDFINGFHDTANAIATSISTRALSPRVAIAMAATLNFVGAMVSSKVAKTVGGSIANPAKIENGVEIVIAALLAAIIWNLLTWYLAIPSSSSHTLLGSLAGAVIAGAGVHAVNWSGFTQIIIILVLSPIIAFALGYLIMILIKYIIIWSGNTSRSKLNRVFRTLQILSAGLLSYSHGGNDAQKAMGIIVFGLVAAGVQTDLEVPIWVKIAAALAMGLGTSIGGWRIIKTVSGKIVKIEPINGFASDLTSSLVIQFSTHLGKPLSTTHVISSAIIGTGSVMRFHEVQWGTVGRMLITWVITIPISIALAFSIYFVLFRLIF